The following proteins come from a genomic window of Companilactobacillus pabuli:
- a CDS encoding helix-turn-helix domain-containing protein, whose protein sequence is MMKNEMEYMMSLKVRIYPNRRQEKIFLKNINASRFVYNKLVANSWTDSPIYSNKLDKLYPIPEKYWKHNKNGKLLKSSAVRPTGLARITKDKYPWLGDKDIDSDMINNALVSYKSAWNLFRKVHNSGTPNFKRKSSPNQGYRTSNHYSSATVKKNGGFPSLYNGSIKFLDNKHIRLPKVGRIKVKLSRQLPTNQLVRIATVSIKHLPTGEWFVSFFVKKR, encoded by the coding sequence ATGATGAAGAACGAAATGGAATACATGATGAGTTTAAAAGTGAGAATCTATCCTAACAGACGGCAAGAAAAGATCTTCTTGAAAAACATCAATGCTTCTCGCTTTGTTTACAACAAATTAGTCGCCAACAGTTGGACCGACTCACCAATTTATAGTAATAAATTAGATAAGTTATATCCCATTCCAGAAAAATACTGGAAACACAATAAAAACGGTAAGTTACTTAAATCTAGTGCGGTCCGTCCAACAGGATTAGCTCGGATTACTAAAGATAAGTACCCATGGTTAGGTGACAAGGACATTGACAGCGACATGATCAATAATGCTTTAGTTAGTTATAAATCGGCATGGAATCTATTTCGCAAAGTACATAATTCTGGAACACCAAACTTTAAACGCAAGTCCAGTCCTAATCAAGGGTATAGAACGTCTAATCATTATAGTTCTGCCACTGTTAAGAAAAACGGTGGTTTTCCATCTTTATACAATGGATCAATAAAATTTTTAGATAACAAACACATTAGACTACCTAAAGTTGGTCGTATCAAAGTTAAACTGTCAAGACAGTTACCGACTAATCAATTAGTTAGAATAGCTACTGTTTCTATCAAGCATTTGCCAACTGGAGAATGGTTCGTTTCTTTTTTTGTTAAAAAGCGATGA
- a CDS encoding histidine phosphatase family protein has protein sequence MIKTLYLMRHGQTLFNQLHKIQGACDSPLTQQGIDDAKKVGRMFKDKGIIFDHAYSSTQERASDTLELITNQPYQRLKGLKEWNFGVFEGESERLNPKPDPKIGSYGDFFVQYGGESVDDVQQRVNQTLTEIMEQPDANNVLAVSHGGAIHSFVLKWARDHTIHIPNCSAMKFSYDNGVFKYEETIEAD, from the coding sequence ATGATTAAAACACTTTATTTAATGCGCCATGGACAAACCTTATTTAATCAATTGCATAAGATTCAAGGAGCCTGTGATTCTCCTTTGACACAACAAGGAATTGACGACGCCAAAAAAGTTGGACGAATGTTTAAAGACAAAGGCATTATTTTTGATCATGCATATTCTTCAACTCAAGAACGTGCTAGTGATACTTTGGAATTGATTACTAACCAACCATATCAACGCTTAAAGGGTCTTAAAGAGTGGAATTTTGGCGTTTTTGAGGGTGAGAGTGAAAGGTTGAATCCTAAGCCGGATCCCAAAATTGGTTCATATGGAGATTTCTTCGTCCAATATGGTGGTGAATCGGTTGATGACGTTCAACAACGCGTAAATCAAACTTTGACTGAAATTATGGAACAACCTGACGCCAATAATGTTTTGGCCGTTAGTCATGGTGGTGCAATTCATTCATTCGTCTTGAAATGGGCCAGAGACCATACGATTCATATCCCCAATTGTTCAGCGATGAAGTTTTCTTATGACAATGGTGTTTTCAAATATGAAGAAACGATAGAAGCCGATTAA
- a CDS encoding histidine phosphatase family protein: MTKILYLMRHGQTLFNILHKNQGICDSPLTQQGIADAKRVHEYLQQNNIIFDHAYTSTQERASDTLELVTDQPYQRLKGLKEWNFGLLEGESQRLNPPFDSKLGSVGNGYVQYGGDSADAVQKRMVKTLTNIMIQKGHQRVLVVGHGASIYLFLKNWIPLDELLNHIELRNCAILKFSFDDETKKFTYLETINVN; the protein is encoded by the coding sequence ATGACTAAGATACTTTATTTGATGAGACATGGTCAAACGCTTTTTAATATTTTGCATAAGAATCAAGGAATTTGCGATTCACCACTGACACAACAGGGCATCGCTGATGCCAAAAGAGTTCATGAATATTTGCAGCAAAATAATATTATTTTTGATCATGCTTATACTTCAACTCAAGAACGGGCAAGTGATACTTTGGAGTTAGTGACTGACCAACCTTATCAACGCTTAAAGGGATTAAAAGAATGGAATTTTGGACTTTTAGAGGGTGAAAGTCAACGTTTGAATCCACCTTTTGATAGTAAACTTGGTTCTGTCGGTAATGGTTATGTTCAATACGGTGGCGATTCAGCTGATGCAGTTCAAAAGCGAATGGTAAAGACATTAACAAATATTATGATTCAAAAAGGTCATCAGCGTGTTTTGGTAGTAGGCCATGGAGCTTCAATTTACTTATTTTTGAAAAATTGGATACCGTTAGATGAGTTGTTAAATCATATTGAGCTGCGCAATTGTGCAATTTTGAAGTTTTCGTTTGATGATGAGACGAAGAAATTTACTTATTTAGAAACAATCAATGTAAACTAA
- a CDS encoding amino acid ABC transporter ATP-binding protein, with the protein MISVKNIVKKYDGKEVLKDLSVDFPSGKTTVILGPSGSGKSTLLRSLDLLVRPESGIIDFGDIKLDYSQPVSKKLSFDIRKKTSMVFQNWNLFPNLTVLQNITTAPITVLKQPKQETEEKARKLLEQVGLGEYADRFPSQLSGGQQQRISICRALAMNPEYVLLDEPTSALDPELETQVLLILEELSKMGQSMIIVTHNMEFARSVADKIVFVENGDILFDDTPDKFFNHPTTRIKDFLSGITFNDEKTTK; encoded by the coding sequence ATGATTTCTGTTAAAAATATCGTTAAAAAATATGATGGCAAAGAAGTTTTAAAAGACTTGAGTGTCGACTTTCCATCTGGTAAAACTACAGTTATTTTAGGACCTTCTGGTTCAGGTAAATCTACTCTACTTCGTTCACTTGATTTACTCGTTCGTCCAGAAAGTGGAATTATAGATTTTGGTGATATCAAACTAGACTATTCCCAACCTGTTTCTAAGAAACTCAGTTTTGATATTCGTAAGAAAACTAGTATGGTTTTCCAAAACTGGAATCTCTTCCCTAATTTGACGGTTCTACAAAATATCACTACAGCACCAATTACCGTTTTGAAACAACCAAAGCAAGAAACTGAAGAAAAGGCTCGTAAATTACTAGAACAAGTTGGTTTAGGTGAATACGCTGATCGTTTCCCTAGTCAATTGTCTGGTGGTCAACAACAACGTATTTCTATCTGTCGTGCTTTAGCAATGAATCCGGAATACGTCTTGTTGGATGAGCCAACAAGTGCTTTGGATCCAGAGCTAGAGACACAGGTCCTTTTGATTCTAGAAGAATTAAGTAAAATGGGACAATCAATGATTATCGTGACCCACAATATGGAATTTGCTCGTTCAGTTGCGGACAAGATTGTCTTTGTTGAAAATGGTGACATCCTCTTCGATGACACTCCTGATAAGTTCTTTAATCATCCCACAACTAGGATTAAGGATTTCCTATCCGGTATTACTTTTAATGACGAAAAAACCACAAAATAA
- a CDS encoding homoserine O-acetyltransferase/O-succinyltransferase family protein, with protein sequence MEPIKIGILNLMQNKLETMRNFQIALGDKVETKFYYSATRYVDRQLDSRIIDNMQPLDLGDIKDLDGFIITGSPVEKLDFPQVSYFDEINDLIDLLDQLNIPQLYVCWGAMAALNRLYDIDKKVLPHKTFGVFQNQILIDTPLLDNIGDNFPAPHARNAEMDHQQLMENPDLMIDAVSENGLLTLVESIKKHQTFIFSHLEYQKDGLDDELKREQKSPKIKHPMPATGYYSPLDQKPVFSWKQTQQNFYNNWLQTVKEHKLTTC encoded by the coding sequence GTGGAACCTATTAAAATTGGAATTCTTAATTTAATGCAAAACAAACTTGAAACCATGCGTAATTTTCAAATAGCTCTAGGTGATAAAGTCGAAACAAAATTTTATTACTCAGCTACTCGTTACGTTGATCGTCAACTTGATTCAAGAATCATTGACAATATGCAGCCATTAGATTTAGGAGATATCAAAGACCTAGATGGTTTTATCATTACCGGCAGTCCAGTTGAGAAATTAGATTTTCCTCAAGTTTCGTACTTTGATGAAATCAATGATTTAATCGATTTGCTTGATCAATTAAATATTCCCCAGCTCTACGTCTGTTGGGGCGCCATGGCCGCCTTGAATAGATTGTATGATATCGATAAAAAAGTTTTACCGCACAAAACCTTTGGAGTTTTCCAAAATCAGATTTTAATTGACACTCCACTGCTTGATAACATCGGCGATAATTTTCCAGCACCGCATGCTCGCAATGCTGAAATGGATCACCAACAACTGATGGAAAATCCAGATTTAATGATTGATGCTGTCAGTGAAAATGGTTTGTTGACTTTGGTTGAATCAATTAAAAAACATCAAACGTTTATTTTCTCACATTTGGAATACCAAAAAGATGGACTAGATGATGAATTAAAACGTGAACAAAAAAGTCCTAAGATCAAACATCCAATGCCGGCTACGGGTTATTATTCACCACTAGACCAAAAGCCAGTATTCTCTTGGAAACAAACTCAACAGAACTTTTATAACAATTGGCTACAAACAGTCAAAGAACATAAATTAACTACTTGCTAA
- a CDS encoding amino acid ABC transporter permease → MWHIIITSLPEMLTAMLQYTIPLALVSFFFGLILAVLTALIKFIQPSENKLIKYPWLVLRAIANFYVWVFRSTPLLVQLFIIFFGLPSAGIQLSPFIAAVIGFSMNTGAYASETIRSALLSVPQDQWDAAFTLNFTTKQTLMKIVLPQAVRIALPPLSNSFISLVKDTSLASSITILEMFQVSQQITAKNYQPLLMYTLAAALYAVICTLLTFLQHYLERRTSKYVKGSEA, encoded by the coding sequence ATGTGGCACATTATCATTACGTCATTACCGGAAATGCTTACCGCAATGTTGCAGTACACCATTCCGTTAGCTCTAGTTTCATTTTTCTTCGGATTGATTTTAGCCGTTTTAACAGCTTTGATTAAATTCATCCAACCTAGTGAAAACAAATTGATCAAATACCCTTGGCTAGTTCTAAGAGCTATCGCCAACTTCTACGTTTGGGTCTTTCGTTCAACTCCATTACTAGTTCAATTGTTCATTATTTTCTTCGGTCTACCTAGTGCCGGAATTCAATTATCACCCTTTATTGCAGCGGTAATTGGTTTCTCAATGAACACTGGTGCTTATGCTTCAGAAACAATTCGTTCAGCCTTGTTATCAGTTCCTCAAGATCAATGGGATGCTGCTTTTACACTGAACTTCACAACTAAGCAAACTTTGATGAAAATCGTTTTGCCTCAAGCTGTCAGAATTGCTTTACCACCACTTTCTAATTCATTCATTAGTTTGGTGAAGGATACGTCTTTGGCCAGTTCAATCACGATTTTGGAAATGTTCCAAGTCAGTCAACAAATTACTGCTAAAAACTACCAACCATTATTGATGTACACCTTGGCTGCTGCTCTTTATGCTGTGATCTGTACTTTGCTTACTTTCTTACAACACTATCTAGAACGCAGAACTTCAAAATATGTTAAAGGGAGTGAAGCTTAA
- the cysK gene encoding cysteine synthase A, with translation MTKIAQNITELIGNTPIVKLNKVVPENAADVYVKLEFFNPGSSIKDRIALSMIEAAEKAGKIKPGDTLVEPTSGNTGIGLSLVAAAKGYHLIITMPETMSIERRKLMQSYGTELILTPGSKGMGGAIKKATDLANENGYFMPMQFQNPANPAIHEATTGKEIVEAFGDTPVDGFVAGVGTGGTLSGVSHALTKAYPDVKVYALEAAESPLLKEGKTGAHKIQGISAGFIPDTLDKNSYSDIVEVTSDQAIKMAQEVSHKEGFLPGISAGANIFGAIEIAKKLGKGKTVVTVAPDNGERYLSTDLFKF, from the coding sequence ATGACAAAAATTGCACAAAATATTACTGAACTTATTGGAAACACACCTATCGTAAAACTCAACAAAGTCGTCCCAGAAAATGCCGCCGACGTTTATGTTAAGTTGGAATTCTTCAATCCCGGTAGTTCAATCAAGGATAGAATTGCTTTATCAATGATCGAAGCTGCTGAAAAAGCTGGCAAGATCAAACCTGGTGATACTTTAGTTGAACCTACTTCTGGTAATACCGGAATCGGCTTGTCACTAGTTGCTGCTGCTAAAGGCTATCACTTGATTATTACCATGCCAGAAACTATGAGTATTGAGCGTCGTAAATTGATGCAAAGCTATGGTACTGAATTGATCTTGACACCTGGTTCAAAAGGTATGGGCGGTGCCATCAAGAAAGCTACTGATTTAGCCAACGAAAATGGCTACTTCATGCCAATGCAATTCCAAAACCCTGCTAATCCGGCCATCCATGAAGCTACAACGGGAAAAGAAATCGTTGAAGCTTTTGGTGACACTCCAGTTGATGGCTTCGTAGCCGGTGTTGGTACTGGTGGTACCCTCTCAGGTGTTAGTCACGCTTTAACTAAGGCATACCCTGATGTGAAAGTTTACGCCCTAGAAGCTGCCGAATCCCCTCTATTAAAAGAAGGAAAAACTGGTGCTCACAAAATTCAAGGTATTAGTGCCGGATTCATTCCTGACACTTTGGACAAGAACTCATATTCAGATATCGTCGAAGTAACTAGTGATCAGGCCATTAAGATGGCTCAAGAAGTAAGTCATAAAGAAGGATTCTTACCAGGTATCTCCGCTGGTGCTAATATCTTTGGCGCTATTGAGATTGCTAAGAAACTCGGCAAAGGTAAAACAGTCGTAACAGTTGCCCCAGATAATGGTGAAAGATACCTTTCAACCGATTTATTTAAGTTTTAG
- a CDS encoding amidohydrolase family protein: MNSWDSRPTLLNLVNGNEDIFAGAVAMVPMNNIPKAIEIIEQQVVSNDKFVGIQLFTQALDKSIASVEYEPIFLEMSKVNLPIFLHPVFDNNKRDNNITFSWEYELTQAMMQIVQAGYFEKYPKLKIIIHHAGAMVPFFAGRIKYTMSDQEYRDFKKFYVDTAILGNPKALELAIDFFGSEHMIFGTDAPFAVMPNGATEQIVDAINEMRVSTTTRDDIFSNNFLKIIR, encoded by the coding sequence ATGAATTCATGGGATTCACGCCCAACTTTATTGAATTTGGTAAACGGAAACGAAGATATTTTTGCTGGAGCAGTTGCTATGGTACCGATGAATAACATTCCTAAAGCAATTGAAATAATTGAGCAACAAGTGGTATCTAATGATAAATTTGTCGGAATTCAATTGTTTACGCAAGCATTAGATAAGTCGATTGCTAGTGTAGAGTATGAACCAATTTTTCTTGAAATGAGTAAAGTCAACTTACCAATATTCTTACATCCAGTCTTTGATAATAATAAAAGAGATAATAACATCACTTTTAGTTGGGAATACGAATTGACCCAAGCAATGATGCAAATCGTTCAGGCCGGTTATTTTGAAAAATATCCTAAATTAAAAATTATCATTCATCATGCCGGAGCAATGGTGCCATTCTTTGCAGGTAGAATCAAATATACGATGTCTGATCAAGAGTATCGTGATTTCAAGAAATTTTATGTTGATACAGCCATCTTGGGTAATCCTAAAGCTTTAGAGTTAGCAATTGACTTTTTCGGTAGTGAACATATGATATTTGGAACAGATGCACCTTTTGCAGTGATGCCTAATGGAGCGACTGAACAAATTGTTGACGCTATTAATGAAATGAGAGTTTCAACAACCACTCGGGATGATATTTTTTCCAATAATTTTCTTAAAATAATTAGATAG
- a CDS encoding transporter substrate-binding domain-containing protein: MKKRIALILTTLVALILVLTGCSSNKNASDTKTKGTLTIGLEGTYAPYSYRENGKLKGFEVDYGKAVAKKLGLKAKFVPTKWDSLIAGLNSNTFDVVINNVAENASRKKQYLFSTPYVYSKSVVITKDGSGINSVDDIKGQKIAAGTGTDNYNNAKKFGADIVPSSDFQTSMSMIDQGRVKGAFNSKEAFLTWKKDHKNTDLKYITIPESKLKSSKIAPIFNKKSTKLSKDVSKATKELYKDGTMKKLSIKYFGEDITKK; this comes from the coding sequence ATGAAAAAGCGTATCGCTTTAATATTAACTACACTTGTGGCCTTGATTTTGGTCTTAACAGGTTGCTCAAGTAACAAAAATGCTAGTGACACTAAGACTAAAGGTACACTAACAATTGGTTTGGAAGGAACTTATGCTCCTTACTCATACCGTGAAAATGGTAAGCTTAAAGGATTTGAAGTTGACTATGGTAAAGCTGTTGCTAAGAAACTTGGTCTCAAAGCTAAGTTTGTTCCAACAAAATGGGATTCATTGATTGCTGGTTTGAATTCTAATACTTTCGATGTTGTTATCAACAATGTGGCTGAAAATGCTTCACGTAAGAAACAATATCTCTTCTCAACACCTTATGTCTACTCAAAATCCGTTGTTATTACTAAAGACGGCTCAGGTATCAACTCAGTTGATGACATCAAGGGTCAAAAGATTGCTGCCGGTACCGGTACAGATAACTACAACAACGCCAAGAAATTCGGTGCTGATATAGTTCCTTCAAGTGATTTCCAAACTTCAATGTCAATGATTGATCAAGGACGTGTAAAGGGTGCCTTTAACTCTAAGGAGGCCTTCTTAACATGGAAGAAAGATCACAAGAACACTGACCTTAAGTACATCACTATTCCAGAAAGCAAACTTAAATCTTCAAAAATTGCTCCAATCTTCAATAAGAAATCAACTAAATTAAGTAAAGATGTATCTAAAGCTACAAAAGAACTTTACAAAGATGGAACTATGAAGAAGCTTTCTATTAAGTACTTTGGTGAAGATATCACTAAAAAATAA
- a CDS encoding RNA-guided endonuclease InsQ/TnpB family protein: MLKSDEPFKEKLPKTYSQVGYDLNTENFLTDSNGNIIDNPRFYRSVKGRLAKEQRKLSRRARRAKSEGRKFWKSKNYQKQRRLVAKLYAKVRNQRKDFLHKLSTTLIKNHDLIVGENLKSKNMLKNHALAMSISDVGWRTFIGMLEYKAPMYGRTFVEVDPAYTTQQCNECKFRMGTNNTRKLTLKDREWTCPNCNAHHIRDWNASKNILAKGLIELTKPLTEDSPIYK, encoded by the coding sequence TTGTTAAAAAGCGATGAACCATTTAAAGAAAAGTTACCTAAAACATATTCACAAGTTGGCTATGATCTAAACACTGAAAATTTTTTAACTGATAGTAACGGTAATATCATCGACAATCCTAGATTTTACCGTTCTGTTAAAGGTAGGCTAGCCAAAGAACAGCGTAAACTATCTCGAAGAGCTAGACGAGCTAAATCTGAAGGTAGAAAATTTTGGAAATCTAAGAACTATCAGAAACAACGAAGACTAGTAGCTAAACTTTACGCTAAGGTAAGAAATCAACGTAAAGATTTCCTTCATAAACTATCAACTACACTTATCAAAAACCACGATTTGATAGTTGGAGAGAATTTGAAGAGTAAAAATATGTTGAAAAATCATGCTTTAGCTATGTCCATCTCAGATGTTGGTTGGAGAACATTCATAGGTATGTTGGAATATAAAGCTCCGATGTATGGTCGTACCTTTGTTGAAGTCGATCCAGCTTATACTACACAACAATGCAATGAATGCAAGTTCAGAATGGGTACAAACAACACTCGTAAACTAACTCTCAAGGATAGAGAATGGACTTGTCCTAACTGCAATGCTCATCACATTAGAGACTGGAACGCTTCTAAAAATATCTTAGCTAAAGGTTTGATTGAATTAACTAAACCATTAACCGAAGATAGTCCAATATATAAATAA